The DNA region TTACCTTTTCTGCTGCCATTGTTTGTCTCCTTTATTCTCTTTATACGGAAAACCACTGCGCCAAGTCTGATCTCGTCATCCACATTGATCACAGCAGAATGTATCTTCTTTCCGTTAAGGTATGTGCCTGACTTTGAATTGAGATCTTCAAGAAGAAATACTCCGTCAGAATAAGTCAGTACTGCGTGATACCTTGAAACCGACAGATCAGGAAACTGGATATCTGCTGAACGGTGCCGGCCAAGAAGTATCTCGGAAGTTTCCACAGGAATTACCCTGCGGCCTTCGACAACAGCTATATATCCGAACTCTTTACGCCATTTCCTGTTACAGAGTTTCTTTTCCGATCCGCTTTTGAGCAGTATGATAAGAACACAAAGGTCAATGAAAAGCATGACGAACACACTTGCAAAACCTTTGAATGTAATTATCTGTGCGTAGAGTCCGTTAAGAAGATCTGAAACGGACTCTAGGTTTAAATTTACATTGTCAAAATTAAAATCCATGATTATCTGATCATATAGAGATCATATCCCATTGACTTGAGAGTTCCTGTAACTGAAGCGCTGTCGCCGCCTGCTGAAACGCACGGAACTACCTTCATGCTGCCTGTTTTGCCTTTTATCTTATCAAGTACGGAATGAAGTGACTCGCCGCCGAAATCATCCATGTTTACATTTACAACGAGAGACATTGTACCGAATTCTTCAGGATGGAATACTTCAGCTGAAGAGTTGATTATATCCGAAGCAGAAACCTCAAGCATAACCTTGCCGCCGTTTGCAGCTGCAGACTGGCTGAGCATATTCACAAGGTTTGTAAGTCCCTTGTATCGTTCAGGTGACTTTACGATCTCACCGATGTATCCAAGGTCCTTTTCACGGAAAGGCGGGAAATAGTTATCAGTACAGATAACACTCTTGATACCGGCTGATGTGATTTCATCAACAAGTGCGCAGAGATAATCCTGAGCAATAGGTGAGAAAGGTGAAAGCCAAGGCTTACCGCCTGCTTCAGCCTTGTTGTCAAGCCATTCACCGGTATAGCCGTCTTCGAACTGATAAGCTGCTTTTTTGTATGTTACAGGATAAATGTTATCTGCCACAGTACTTATGGAAGCTACCGGTACAAGTCCTTTCTCAGTTACAGCGTTTACGATGTCTCCGAGTGAGATATCAGATGAAACTGCTCCAGAAAGTCTTGCTGAGTTCACCTGTGAATCATAGTTGAGCTCACCGCCTGTTACCTTAAGCGGTATTGCAACAGATGTGCAGTCCTTAACCGATGAAAGCCGTGCAGAAAGCGCATCGATACTTGAAATGTCAGAAGCTGAAAGATAAACGCAGCCGCCCTTTACTACAGCCTGCGGAGCAGGTGACGGAGATGCTGACGGTGACGGTACAGGCTGAGCCTCAGCAGCATATTCAGTTGTAACCGGTACAGTTACTGCAGGAATCGAAGTAACAATAGTATCGTTTTCTGTAACGATAACAGTTGTCACTGCCTTTTGTTCAGAATCGCCCGTCTTTTCTATTTCAAGTCCGTCAAGACTGGTCTTGTATCTTGTGGTCACTGCCTCAGTAATAACCGGCAACTCCTCGTCAAGAACTGAATCGGATACCATTACCTCAGGTTCTGAATTCATTGTACGGAACACCTTGGCCATTGGTACAGCAATTACATAGTAACCGAATATACCTGCACCGAAAACTACAGCACATGTTCCGAGAATGGAACCGATCTGGCTGGAAGCTCCTCTCTTTTTCTTTCTCTGTTTATATATTTTCATACCTTTATTTTTTTTCATTTTAAAACTCTCCTTAATTACGGAAAACACTGACCATATACGGCAGTTCACGGTAACCGTCAGTACGGAACACGTTTAATGTTTATATCTGTCTGCCTGCCGGACAACAGGTGTCCTGTGTTTTCGCCCGCATTATCATTTTAAAGATCTGACTGCGTCTGCCATGGAAGCTGCATTGAACAGATAGCTTCCCGAAACAATAACATTTGCTCCGGCATCTCTGACAACGGAGATGGTCTTTGCGTTTATTCCGCCGTCGACCTGAATGTCAGTATCAAAACCATTTTCTGTAATGTATCGTCTGAGAGTACTGATCTTTTCAGCAGTTTCAGGAATGAATCCCTGTCCCCCGAAGCCGGGCTCCACTGTCATAATGAGAACCATGTCGACTCTGTCGAGAAATCTGTAAATTTCTTCAACAGGTGTCTTCGGCTTTACTGAAATACCGCATCTGATGCCTGCTGCCTTAACAGCGGCGATCACTTCGTCCGGATCGGAACTGCTTTCGACATGGAATGTGATCATGTCACTGCCGGCTTTTACAAATGCGTCTATATATTTCAAAGGATCACTGATCATAAGGTGAACATCTTTGAAAATGTCTGTATATTTGCTTAACTTCTCGAGTACAGGAAGTCCGAATGAAATATTGTCAACAAACTGACCATCCATTACATCGAAATGGAGCATGTCCACTCCGTTCTCCTTAAGTCTGTCGCATTCAGCTGCGAGATTAAGAAGATCAGCACCGAGTATAGAAGCAGAAATATAAGTTTTCAAAAAAGTTCAACCTCCAGAAAGATTCATAATATCAATACATACATATATATAATACCCTATTTTCGCCCTGCGGTCAACAATAATACGATATTTTTCTATAAAAAAATCCGGCACATGATTCAGATTTATTACGCAGATTGCACATAGTCTGAAAAAATGCAGTAAAAAACTCCGCGGGCAGGAACGAGCCTTAAGTGCGGAGCTTAAGCAGTGCTTTTAATAATACGTCCCCTTTACAGATAAACTTTCCCTGTAAAAGGGAGAAAGCCCTGTTCTATAAGAACAGAGCTTTCTAAAGGAGATATGAGAAAAAACACTATTTATAAGAAAATTTCAATAATTAATGATGTAAGGAAACTTTTATGTCTTCCTTACTATGGTTATATTATAGCATGAAAAAATAGCTTTGTCAATATAGATTATTATCTATCACTAAATTTACATGAAAAATGTATACATGCACAAAAACCAAATGGTCTGATAGTGGATTATATCTACGAACTGTACAAAACTGTTCTTTTTATATTGTCATATGGACAGTTTTGTGATCATCTGGTGTAGAAAGGTACTCTGTTTTCAACCGCTTTTTTTACCGAACTCATCTGAAAATCCTGCAATTGAAAGAGGACGGCCGTTAAGTGCCGGTTTTATTTTTTCTGCAATATTGTCGAACAGATTCTTTCTGATGCTCTTTACTTCATCTTCTGATGCATTTTCAGGAAATTCGTTGTCTACAATAAGAAGATAGCTTACATCGTTTCCTCTTCTCATAAGCTGAAGGTAAGCCTGTTCAACAGTGCCGTCTTCATTGAAGAAGTCCCTGAGAGCATCCTCGAGTTCTTCAGGATGTTCCTTGAGATCAGCTATGAAAACCTGTGAATTGTTTCTTTCATCGATGGCACTCTTTAATCCTTCAAGCAGTTCCCGTGAAAGAAGTATATTTGAACCGTAAGGATCTATGGCAAGTCCTCTCGGGCCTTCAGCGTCTGAAGCCACAATGTTTATATACTGGTCGAAATTACAGATAACAGTCTGGAAATGATCTTCCTTACGCCATTTTCTCACTTCTTCCATACTTGTGAATGCAGGAAGGAATCTTTCCTTTTTATCATTCTGAAGCATCATGAACTGTATACGTGTTTCACCCTTCTGGGATGAATCCTCAGCTACTCTGAATTCTCCGTCTTCACCCTTTACCTCAACGACTGCAGGAGTGATAAATGTTGCTCTTCTGAGTTCACTGATAAACTTTGCTTCAGTTTCCTTGGTTTTCTTGTCCTTCATTTCATACATTGCATAGACAAGTGCAGGGTTTTCTATTTCATCAAGTCTTATCTTTTTGTTTTCTGTATTTTCGCTCATTGTTTTTCACCTCATATAATCTTGTTGCTTTCAGGTTTGATTCCTGTATAAATCATTATTTTATTCTACCACTTTTCCCATGCAGATGTCAAGTAAAAAAAGGCTTTCCGAAAAAACCGGAAAGCCCCGTGTATTCAGGAAAACAGTGTTTCCTTAGAATTCTTTATCAGATAGCAATTTCTCTTGCTACTTCGTGTGTGTGTGTTTCGTATGGCTTCTGCATTGAAAGTGCTTCCTGAATGTCGAAGTCAACGATCTTGTTATTCTGCATACCTACAACTCTGTTGCCGATTCCCTGTGTGAGAAGATCAACAGCATAGTTACCCATAAGGCTTGCGATAACTCTGTCTCTTAATGTTGGTGAACCGCCGCGCTGTACGTGACCGAGAATTGTTGCTCTTGCTTCGATGCCTGTCTTTTCCTGAAGTGTCTGAGCGATCTCCTGTGAATGACCAACACCTTCAGCAACAACGATGATGAAGTGCTGCTTGCCTGTCTTTCTTGTTTCGAGCATCTTCTTTGCTACTTCGTCAAGGTCATAAGGCAT from Ruminococcus sp. HUN007 includes:
- a CDS encoding FHA domain-containing protein is translated as MDFNFDNVNLNLESVSDLLNGLYAQIITFKGFASVFVMLFIDLCVLIILLKSGSEKKLCNRKWRKEFGYIAVVEGRRVIPVETSEILLGRHRSADIQFPDLSVSRYHAVLTYSDGVFLLEDLNSKSGTYLNGKKIHSAVINVDDEIRLGAVVFRIKRIKETNNGSRKGKGKRKA
- a CDS encoding putative glycoside hydrolase, coding for MKKNKGMKIYKQRKKKRGASSQIGSILGTCAVVFGAGIFGYYVIAVPMAKVFRTMNSEPEVMVSDSVLDEELPVITEAVTTRYKTSLDGLEIEKTGDSEQKAVTTVIVTENDTIVTSIPAVTVPVTTEYAAEAQPVPSPSASPSPAPQAVVKGGCVYLSASDISSIDALSARLSSVKDCTSVAIPLKVTGGELNYDSQVNSARLSGAVSSDISLGDIVNAVTEKGLVPVASISTVADNIYPVTYKKAAYQFEDGYTGEWLDNKAEAGGKPWLSPFSPIAQDYLCALVDEITSAGIKSVICTDNYFPPFREKDLGYIGEIVKSPERYKGLTNLVNMLSQSAAANGGKVMLEVSASDIINSSAEVFHPEEFGTMSLVVNVNMDDFGGESLHSVLDKIKGKTGSMKVVPCVSAGGDSASVTGTLKSMGYDLYMIR
- the rpe gene encoding ribulose-phosphate 3-epimerase, whose translation is MKTYISASILGADLLNLAAECDRLKENGVDMLHFDVMDGQFVDNISFGLPVLEKLSKYTDIFKDVHLMISDPLKYIDAFVKAGSDMITFHVESSSDPDEVIAAVKAAGIRCGISVKPKTPVEEIYRFLDRVDMVLIMTVEPGFGGQGFIPETAEKISTLRRYITENGFDTDIQVDGGINAKTISVVRDAGANVIVSGSYLFNAASMADAVRSLK
- a CDS encoding enhanced serine sensitivity protein SseB C-terminal domain-containing protein; this translates as MSENTENKKIRLDEIENPALVYAMYEMKDKKTKETEAKFISELRRATFITPAVVEVKGEDGEFRVAEDSSQKGETRIQFMMLQNDKKERFLPAFTSMEEVRKWRKEDHFQTVICNFDQYINIVASDAEGPRGLAIDPYGSNILLSRELLEGLKSAIDERNNSQVFIADLKEHPEELEDALRDFFNEDGTVEQAYLQLMRRGNDVSYLLIVDNEFPENASEDEVKSIRKNLFDNIAEKIKPALNGRPLSIAGFSDEFGKKSG